Part of the Arachis hypogaea cultivar Tifrunner chromosome 6, arahy.Tifrunner.gnm2.J5K5, whole genome shotgun sequence genome, TTCTGGTGCAGTGAACTCCGCCGGGTTTCTGTTAACTACAATTGTGCTTCCAGAGATACTTTGCCAGGGCTCTGCAACATCCAATCTATGTTGATTCGAGGTTTCCGTTTCAACATTGGCCCCCCTGAGCTGCAGACTATCTACATTTTGCATGGCTGAATTGGAGCCATTCATCTTAGTTCCATTTCCATACCTTGGCAAATTTTGGTCCCTGAAATCAGTACTTCTGATCTTCCCACCATGCTGATCTGTTGAAGTGGCAGAGATTGGAGAGTCAAAAAGGCGGTTTCGTGATTTATCTGATAAATTAATGCTGCTGAGATGCTCAGAAATCTGCCTTCGTGGGGAACCATGTGTCTCTCTCTCCAAGTTTGCACTGCATATGCCGGGATTAGAGGGTCTCCTAACCATTTTAGCACTTCTACTTGCAGTAGATGATGTGTCTGTCTCCCTACCTGCCCCGGTTAAGCTAAGTAAATGCAGCGCATGTATTGCTTCATTGGAATACGTATCATGAGATACACTCTGATAACGATCATGTTCCATCCCATTACTTTCTCCAGTAAGTGTGCGTTCTGCATTCATGCTGCTCATGTTTCCAGAATCAGTTGGAAGCTTCTCTAGGTCAATATCTTGAGAACTTGGGGAGTTAAGGTCAAAAAGATCCCTTCTCCTGTTCTGCCTTTGTGTCGACCCAGATTGAAGTGAAATTAAGTCTAAGTTACTACCTCTAGGCTGCGAAACAGTTCTGTTGCGTAAATCAACGCATCCCAGGGATGCATTCTTCTTGCTCGACAATGGCTGAACATGAGAAGCACTTCCATCCTGCTGCATAATAGTCTCGAATTGGTTTGATCTTCCATTGAAATGTGAGGAAGCACCAGAGGATCCACACTCTGCATTCCTCCTATTAAAATTTGGAGTTTGAGCAGGACCAAGCTTCCTGGTATCACTTGGTGAGTAATGGGATCCATTTGATGACTTATTTTTTGATTGTGGAACTTCAAACCCAAACGGGAACTGATGGAGTGCGCTTGAAGAAAAGTAGTTACTTGAATTTTCTTTTCTTGGGAATGCATTTCCTTGTCTTCTGTTAATTCCAATTTCTGTATCACTTACGTGATCTTTTTCCCTCTGGACAGACATTTCCAGTTGGCAGCTTAAATTTTCTACGTCAGGTAGAGACCTCTCATATTGATTCCTTGCCAAGATCTCTACAACTTCCATTGGGATATCATCTTCTGACTCATGGTCAGAGTCCTCTGCTGTCAAATCATCACATCTTTCCAGACTATTATCTAGATCAACAACTTCAATCATTTTGTTATTGTTTCCGGCTCCATTGGTTCCCTGAAAAAGAAGGGCTGTTATCTCCTTGGAGACATGGTTTCTATGAAAAGTTCATTGTCTCATGACCCTAAAGAAAAAACATTCATGCGAAGGAAATCTACACATTTTAAGAGATTAATTTAGCAGTTAAAGTTCGATGAAAACAAATAAACTGAAGAATTCCCAACTGGACATCAATAAGAGAATGTCAATAAACTACGGCATGAATAAATATTTGATGGTCAAAAGAACTAATTCCTGTTAGTTTGAAGAATCTGATCAAGCTACAAAGCAGTTTCATATGATGTTATTTAAATATTTCTGGTTAAAGAAATCAAATAGTTGACCATATCAAAAGTTTGAAGAAAGTATGAAGCACACATATCACAAAAATAAGAAGATCTGGTTGATGCTCACATGATAAAATGTCCAAAAGACAAATTTATGGCAGGGCCAGTGGAATCTCGTAGAAACAACTAAATGAACTAATTGCAAAATTCTTAACAAATGGAAATATAAAGAAATAACATCTATTTTGATCATGGaagtcaattttttattttattttattttttttggaaaaaggaGAGAGGAGGGGGGGGGGGTTGAAAGTTTAATACTACTTACTTCAAGATatacttcttttcctttttcaagAATTGCATTTGACATGTCATTTGAAGGATTTTTTCGAGCTCCAGAATAAATGGCTTTGCCGTCCATATTTCTAAGTTGAGCTCTTGAAGTACCCTCTCGAAGCTGAATTTCTTTTTGACTGATATTTTGCTTGTTGCAAATCTGTTCCGATGGATAGCCTTTTAAGGGAAGATGCCTTTCCTCATTGAGTTCTTTCCCATTTGATGTACCTTTTGTTGATGGAACTGCAATGCATTCAGGCCTACTTGACAAATTCTTTGATGCTGTATGTGCAAATGAACCTCCAACTAGCTTGTCATTTTTCCTCCCGGTTATAGAATCCATTTCTGCATCAGCTTGAGGCATCTTGCCTTTTCCTTTGGAATTGCAGACATTTCTATTCCTTAACATATGCAGCGGAAAATCATCCTTTCCCTTCTCAGTGGATGCACAAGGAAAGGATCCAGAAGGACTTTCAGACAGATTTTCCTTATTTGTGACATCCACCGTGCTCCCACTCTTTCTCCACTGTCCTTCTTGTGGCCTAGAAATCAAGTGTTTGTCAACATGAGGAACCGATTTGTGCCTTTTACCTGCAGTCTTATCTGTTCTAGAAACTCCCCCTGGGTTTTGAATTTCGTTATCAAGCCTCTGGGAGCACATATCTGCAGATGTTGACTCTTCATCCACAACAAACTTTCGCTTTCTACCGCGACCCTTATATGTCAAAGTCGAATCTACTGGAACATCCTCGTTTTCTTGGAAAACTGGTGGTGCCTCTGAAGTTGCAAACTGATTAAGAGGACCATGAGATAGTGATCTGCTTGCGGTGGTTTTATCAGTCTTTGCCTCTCCATTTTCATTTAACAAGTCCTTAAGCAAGCGCATCTTTCTAGGTCTCTTACGAGTTAAACTGGTTGACCTTTCTACATTACGACCCTGATGATTTCTGACAATTTCATCTTCATTTTCCACTGACACATCATGATTGCCATCAGCCAACTCTGGTG contains:
- the LOC112757766 gene encoding protein EMBRYONIC FLOWER 1; translation: MESNFVSVDSISIDLPIGTANKTCEHFTIRGYVSDIRKKDWRKCWPFPMDESDNELPLPPLEVPKFRWWGCETCQQATANEIIHGNDQTDVSHRNGGISDCNCSNAVVNSGTPESPVASAATPVNAEFDLNIPIDLTGDTDGLPVRNAIENNNAEIVQNKITDHDIGSEINLNHQVSSVTLPEARPDHMEECHINKIACEANVDKSPSDINEGTPTSEENQCHNGLRQSGSILRECTVVVGDNIIDHATEHLSPELADGNHDVSVENEDEIVRNHQGRNVERSTSLTRKRPRKMRLLKDLLNENGEAKTDKTTASRSLSHGPLNQFATSEAPPVFQENEDVPVDSTLTYKGRGRKRKFVVDEESTSADMCSQRLDNEIQNPGGVSRTDKTAGKRHKSVPHVDKHLISRPQEGQWRKSGSTVDVTNKENLSESPSGSFPCASTEKGKDDFPLHMLRNRNVCNSKGKGKMPQADAEMDSITGRKNDKLVGGSFAHTASKNLSSRPECIAVPSTKGTSNGKELNEERHLPLKGYPSEQICNKQNISQKEIQLREGTSRAQLRNMDGKAIYSGARKNPSNDMSNAILEKGKEVYLEGTNGAGNNNKMIEVVDLDNSLERCDDLTAEDSDHESEDDIPMEVVEILARNQYERSLPDVENLSCQLEMSVQREKDHVSDTEIGINRRQGNAFPRKENSSNYFSSSALHQFPFGFEVPQSKNKSSNGSHYSPSDTRKLGPAQTPNFNRRNAECGSSGASSHFNGRSNQFETIMQQDGSASHVQPLSSKKNASLGCVDLRNRTVSQPRGSNLDLISLQSGSTQRQNRRRDLFDLNSPSSQDIDLEKLPTDSGNMSSMNAERTLTGESNGMEHDRYQSVSHDTYSNEAIHALHLLSLTGAGRETDTSSTASRSAKMVRRPSNPGICSANLERETHGSPRRQISEHLSSINLSDKSRNRLFDSPISATSTDQHGGKIRSTDFRDQNLPRYGNGTKMNGSNSAMQNVDSLQLRGANVETETSNQHRLDVAEPWQSISGSTIVVNRNPAEFTAPEDGNPYMINGEDLKFEDIPPNRRHGLPAPRGRKQMKTRRLQNERR